Proteins encoded by one window of Tunturibacter psychrotolerans:
- a CDS encoding phosphatidate cytidylyltransferase: protein MKRILTAAVLILAVFALIFFGQLWMITLFAAIVAELAAYEYLKLAAVGAETHGATLRIPIWWMALGTALAFIVTLPNFPVEDQLPVLSALTLALFAWNGFRAPLSQVLPDTAQGLFGLIYIAYPLTLVPLLWKQEDGPALVLFLMVCVWAGDIAALYIGRAFGKRKLAPRLSPGKTWAGSIASIAGSMIAAGIVIAIADTLTAHGDTILHISEPLWQSLLLAAILNVAAQLGDLLESAIKRGAGVKDSGTMLPGHGGILDRIDALLVAAPVLWYILLLKDYFGLGRF from the coding sequence ATGAAACGTATTCTGACCGCCGCAGTCCTCATCCTCGCCGTCTTTGCCTTGATCTTCTTCGGCCAGCTCTGGATGATCACGCTATTTGCCGCCATCGTCGCCGAACTGGCCGCCTACGAATACCTCAAGCTGGCCGCAGTCGGCGCCGAAACTCACGGGGCAACACTTCGCATCCCCATCTGGTGGATGGCCCTCGGCACTGCCCTTGCCTTCATCGTCACCCTGCCCAACTTCCCCGTCGAAGATCAGCTCCCAGTTCTAAGCGCTCTCACCCTTGCACTCTTCGCCTGGAACGGCTTCCGCGCCCCTCTCAGCCAGGTCCTTCCCGACACCGCACAGGGACTCTTCGGCCTCATCTACATCGCCTACCCTCTCACCCTGGTTCCCCTCCTCTGGAAGCAGGAAGACGGCCCTGCCCTCGTCCTCTTTCTGATGGTCTGCGTTTGGGCGGGTGACATCGCAGCTCTTTACATCGGTCGAGCCTTTGGCAAACGCAAACTCGCACCCCGCCTAAGTCCTGGCAAAACCTGGGCAGGCTCGATTGCCTCCATCGCCGGCAGTATGATCGCCGCTGGCATCGTGATTGCCATCGCCGACACGCTTACCGCACACGGCGACACCATCCTCCACATCTCAGAACCTCTCTGGCAGTCGCTCCTCCTCGCCGCAATCCTCAACGTAGCTGCGCAGCTCGGCGACCTCCTCGAGTCCGCGATCAAGCGTGGCGCAGGCGTCAAGGACTCCGGAACCATGCTTCCCGGACACGGCGGCATCCTAGACCGCATCGACGCCCTTCTCGTCGCTGCGCCGGTCCTCTGGTACATCCTGCTCCTCAAGGACTACTTCGGCTTGGGCCGTTTCTAA
- a CDS encoding DUF2092 domain-containing protein, translated as MAAILCNPADTRVLAKTGQAADAKSAPEIDPDAMDALNKMGTYLRSLKAFQVDSESTNDDVLDDGEIITDTRSSTLLAVAPNLLRAELKGDDRNTFLFYDGKNFTVYGKLLNYYATVPAPPTTRELVDKVDSEYGIEIPLVDLFKWGTDESAVKKITSAIDVGPSSVQGITCEHYAFRQEGIDWQIWIQLGDFPLPKKFVIRTLTDDARPQHTSTLTWNLAPSYNEAAFTFDPPLGAERIPLKDLNADTTKNAQ; from the coding sequence ATGGCAGCGATCCTTTGCAATCCTGCCGATACTCGAGTGCTGGCAAAGACCGGACAGGCAGCGGATGCGAAATCAGCGCCCGAAATCGATCCGGACGCCATGGACGCCCTCAACAAGATGGGGACTTATCTCCGCTCCCTCAAAGCCTTCCAGGTCGACTCGGAATCTACGAACGATGATGTTCTCGACGATGGAGAAATCATCACAGATACCAGATCGAGCACGTTGCTGGCTGTCGCTCCAAATCTTCTCCGCGCCGAGTTGAAAGGTGACGACAGAAACACCTTCCTTTTCTACGACGGAAAAAACTTTACCGTCTATGGCAAGCTCCTCAACTACTACGCCACAGTTCCGGCCCCGCCCACCACTCGTGAGCTGGTGGATAAAGTCGATAGTGAGTACGGCATCGAAATACCCCTAGTCGATCTCTTTAAATGGGGAACCGATGAGTCCGCCGTCAAGAAGATCACCTCCGCAATAGACGTCGGCCCGAGCTCTGTCCAGGGCATCACCTGCGAACACTACGCCTTTCGTCAGGAGGGCATCGACTGGCAAATCTGGATCCAGCTGGGAGACTTCCCGCTTCCAAAAAAGTTTGTCATTCGGACCCTTACCGACGATGCCAGGCCACAGCACACCTCTACACTCACCTGGAACCTGGCCCCCTCCTATAACGAAGCGGCCTTCACCTTCGACCCGCCCCTTGGTGCCGAGCGCATCCCACTCAAAGACCTCAACGCCGATACCACCAAGAATGCCCAGTAA
- a CDS encoding PadR family transcriptional regulator produces the protein MRFFGAGDLRYVILQQIADKPSHGYEIIKSIQEQLGGMYAPSPGVVYPMLTMLEEMGHATVVSDGARKLYTITEEGSKSLAENKAAVEAIFARMDRARSEQGSDRSPQIERAVENFRMALRMKKGPLTTEQIHAITDIIDAAAKQIERS, from the coding sequence ATGCGGTTCTTCGGGGCTGGCGACCTTCGCTATGTGATTTTGCAGCAGATTGCGGATAAGCCAAGCCACGGCTACGAGATCATCAAGTCGATCCAGGAACAGTTGGGCGGCATGTATGCTCCGAGCCCGGGCGTGGTTTATCCGATGCTGACGATGCTCGAGGAGATGGGACATGCGACCGTGGTCTCCGACGGGGCACGAAAGCTTTACACGATCACGGAAGAGGGATCGAAGTCGCTGGCGGAAAACAAGGCGGCCGTGGAGGCGATCTTCGCAAGGATGGACCGGGCTCGCAGCGAGCAGGGGAGTGATCGTTCGCCCCAGATCGAACGCGCAGTCGAGAACTTTCGTATGGCGCTGCGGATGAAGAAAGGTCCGCTGACGACAGAACAGATTCACGCGATCACCGACATCATCGATGCGGCGGCGAAACAGATCGAGAGGTCCTGA
- a CDS encoding DUF3861 domain-containing protein produces MNSYRYKITVEALTGAKGEPVEGQTLSFEAANHDDLLGIVERMRARLPFDGDTVASLGIGLKLFSEIALMQRNDPMFAMIRPALNEFVRALKQRSAEELPKNLGLLL; encoded by the coding sequence ATGAACTCTTACCGTTACAAGATCACGGTTGAGGCGCTGACGGGAGCGAAGGGAGAGCCGGTCGAAGGACAGACTCTTTCCTTTGAGGCTGCAAACCATGACGACCTTTTGGGGATCGTCGAGCGAATGCGGGCTCGTCTGCCGTTCGATGGCGATACGGTGGCTTCGCTTGGAATCGGACTGAAACTGTTCTCTGAGATAGCGTTGATGCAGCGGAACGATCCGATGTTTGCGATGATTCGTCCAGCGTTGAACGAGTTTGTGCGCGCGTTGAAGCAGAGGTCTGCCGAAGAGCTGCCGAAGAACTTGGGTCTTCTCCTCTAG